ccctcctTTGCTCCCTCCCTCCGAGCCCAGTTGCTCAAGCCGCTTCCTTCCCCAACGCCAGCGCCAGTTCCTCTCCCGGAGGGGCCCGGGAAGGGCAGCGGACGCTCGGCACTGGAAGCgccacggcggcggcggcgggaccaTGGCCGAGCCCCGAGGGACCGCGAGACGGGGGCCCAAGGCCTCCCTGGTCGCCACCGCGCTGAGCCCGCGgagcgccccgccgccccgcccctcgaGAGCGGACACCGGCAGCCTGGGCAGGTACCGGGGCCACGCCGCCGTCGCCTCCCGGGACCCCCTCCTCCACGGCTCGCTGATGCTCTCGGCGGCGGCGGGCTCGGGCCGCCGGCGGGGAGCGCTGCGGgagctgctggggctgcagggggcggcCCCCGCCGGCCGGCTGTCGGAGGAGCGCGCCGAGGAGCAGTCCCCCGCCGGGTCGAGCGCGCAGAACGCGGCGAATGGGCCAAacgggccgggcggcggcgggctgggcctggagccccaCGAGCACGCGTGGATACTGGCGGCCGCCGAGGGCCGCCTTGAGGTGCTGTGGGAGCAGCTGGAAGCCGAGCCCGGGCTGCTCCTGCGGGGCGACCCGGTCACGGGCTACACGGTGCTGCACTGGCTGGCCAAGCACGGGTGCCACGAGGAGCTCATCCTGGTGCATGACTTCGCCCAGCGCCGGGGCTTGCAGCTCGACGTGAGCGTCTCGGGCAGCGGCGGACTCACGCCCCTCCACCTGGCGGCCCTGCAGGGCCACGACATGGTCATCAAGGTGCTGGTGGGCGCCCTGGGGGCTGACCCCACGCGCCGCGACTACAGCGGCCACCGGGCCTGCCACTACCTGCGGCCCAACGCGCCGCAGAGCCTGCGGGAGCTGTCGGGGGCCGAGGAGTGGGAGACGGCAGGCCGCAGCGAGCGGAACAATGCCAACAACAACAGCAGCGGCGCCGCCCCGTGGACGCCGCGACGGTCCCCGAGCTCAGTGGGCACGAACTCCGCGGAGACACAGGCGAGAGCGGCGGCGGCGACCGGCAAGGAGAAGAACTACACGGGCAGCCGGGTGGCGCAGATTCAGGGCCTCCTCCGCCAAGTGTTCCCCTTCTTCCAGGACCGTTGAGGGCGACAGACACTGGAGAGCGCGGAGGGACGGCGACGCTGCGTCGAAGCCCCTGTCTCGGGTTGTCTTGGGCCGCACCCCAAGGAGTGGCAGCTCTGGCCGCAGCCGAGTGACCGGCGAGCAGCGGACCACCTACAGGTTTGTCGCAGATGCCTGTCCCGGGTCTCCCACGGTCATGGGCCAGAGACCTGGGGACCAGGACGCGCCCTAACCGAGATGGAGAGCGCAAAGGCCAATCTGTCCTGGCGCCGAGGCCCAAGACTGGGGACTAAGGAGTTAGGGGCAGGAGTGTGGTCCTGCTTGGCAGAGGAAGAGTCGGGCTTCCAGGAGCCGTTTCTGGGCAGGCAAAAGCTCAGGGTATTGGGAAGCACTTGCTAGAAGAAGGAGTTAAGACTGTAAACCACGGATACAGAGGAAGCGCCCAGCTGAAGGCTGGACTCTGCTATTCCTGCCGGGAGTCGTCCTTACCCCCCAGCCTGCTCCGAGACATCAGGCTTTACCGGTACTTGTTCTAATGTAGCACCGATGACTTCTTAAGCATATTAAAGCGGGGTATGTTTTCCTTTCACATGACAAAGCTGTCCTTGGGGTgactttccctccccccccccccattaaccACTGAGTGTGCCAAGCTTTCTACATTCGCAGGGAAAAGTTCACCAATCCATGGCCCTGAGCTAGTGATCGGGCTGCTCTGGACCTCGTTCCCACAGCAAATGGCCAAGCCACCCGCTGGCAGGAGCTGCATTCACCTGGGCAAACAGAGTTTGCCTGTCTCCTGGCTCTTTGGCAGCTAGGTCCTGCTTCCGGCACAAGTCTCATCCCAGGCCAGTTGTctgtaagggggggggggggtaaaaagggaaaaatctccAAATGTACATTTCTGATGTTTTGTGGTGAGTCCTGTAATTTACCTTGACTTCTGCCTTCCTGTGAGACACACCCACTGACACCTTTTCCAAGACATAGGGCTTTAATCATCAGCATTGCCTTTTAATTACCTTTAATATGTAAGTTGTAGTTTGGAAAATGGCTCCCATTCAGAAATGGTCTGAATTGAGTGGAATACAGGAGGGTTGACTTTGGCTGAGAGGAGGAAAAGCAGTTGGTGGCCAGGGACCCATGCTGCCTTAAAGAATAGTGCATTTTCAACATAGCGCTGTATCCCTGGAAGCTTGGGGTGCTCTTGCAATGGACTGTTGTGTCCCCAAGCCCTCCCATCCCTGTCCTTAAACACCAGGAAGAAATTGAGTCATCACAGAGCACAGCCCAGAAACACTACCCTGAGCGAATCCATAGAAGTTTCCCTCTCTGCTGGCGGGCCTGTCTGCCCCCCTAGTACCTCCTCTGTGCTCATAATGGTCCAATCTTCTCTTAATAACCCATTAGATTCTTCTCATCCATGAAATGATCCAAAACCCCCTATCAGTGTTTTTAGCCGGTCACATGTTTCTAGGAACTACACCTTAAAACATATTTACACAGTGTGATGTAGCAATAACTGCATTCTCAATGAACTTCTCCAATGTCTGAAAGGGAGAGGGCGATTGGTTCTGGATTCTGGCAGTTGGCATCAGCATCTGGCATAACTCCCTCCACCCCCGGggccaattttatttcttttttttttaatttttttttatttaattatgatagtcacagagagagagagagagaggcagagacataggcagagggagaagcaggctccatgcaccgggagcctgatgtgggattcgatcctgggtctccaggatcgcgccctgggccaaaggcaggcgccaaaccgctgcgccacccagggatcccccgggcccattttatagtttattttttaagaatttatttatttatgagagagagagagaggcaatgagctggtgggaggcagagggagagggacaagcagactctccgctgagcggggagctgtccctggggctccatcccagcaccccgagatcacaacctgattggaagtcagacgcttaaccaaccgagccacccaggcgccctgcccgtgcccattttatagatgcaggGCTGCGGTTTCCGCTCCACAGTCGCCCTTGACAGCTGCCAAGGCCGGTCGGGTTTGATGAAGACTGCCAGGACGGGGCCTTCTTGCCAAATGGCTGGGTCTACAGGCTCCTGGCTCGGAGGGAAGAGTGGCTTGTGCCTTTGCCCAACATTCAAAGGACACTGAGAACAGTAGTCCCCTCTTCATGGGAAAAGGCTGAACCTAAGCATCATAACTATGAGCAGATCTGGGGACCGGAGACAAGCATCTACCCTGCTTTTTCCAACATGAAAACCAAGGCAGCTGGGGGATTTGAAAGCTCTTTCTGTCATTTCTCCTGCAGTCAGCTATTCTTCCCCACAGATTTTTCTCATCATGTGAAAGTGCCTAGCCTACCTCCTCCATGTAAAATTGAGGTTTGGCTGCAGGGGACAAACTCCCATGCTGAAAACTCTCCGTGCCTAACATCAAGCCATTGGCATTTCTGGTATGCTTTTTGAGGCAAGACTGGTATGCTTACcccaagagaaagaacaaattccCTAAGAAACTGCTTTCCAGGGGAGCAAAACAGAGCTAAGCAGATGATACAAATCTACGTTCTTGTTCTCGTAGAGCAAGGGACAAGAAAGGAGATAGAAGCAGGGCTGTGACAGGTGAGCCTGgcagttgggggcggggggaggggggctggttGCTGCACAGGCGCGGGGCTTGACCCAGGGTGAAAGATGCGGGAAAGGCTTTCCTGGGAGGAAGGTAAGGCCAGATCTGAGGTTCCAGGGGTGAGTGGGAGTTGGTCAGTGCAGAAGCAGAGGGGCCTCTTGGCAGAGCCCTGGAGTATGTCTGGGAGAATAGAGTGAGTACCAGGAAATGGAAGTCAGCCCTCACGGCAGGAAGGTGGGAGCTGGAGTCACTAAAGGCAAAGCTGAATAAGTGGCTGGGCGCTCAGATCACCCAGGGTCTCATCGGGCCTGCTAAAAGAGGAACCCAGGTTTTAACCTAAAGGTAGCCAGGAACCCAAAAAGGTTTCTAAGCAGAGAGGAGTAACCTGATGGGATTTTAGAAAAGTCTCTCCAGCAGGCAGTCACACAGAGGATGGGATGTGCCAGGAAGCAAGGGGACaactggggtaggggtgggaggatggagcaTCATGCAAGCAAAGCATTTCTGGAGAAAAGTCATGCTTCAGCTGAGACGTGCAAAGGAGCCTGTGGGGAGCACTGGCTTTCAGACTTTTATCCCCCCGTAGAATTTGCTGTCGGAGAGTTTACCTCGGAGTCCCACGTGTAAAACTGGCAAACACAGAGGCGAATAGATGGTAGCACACGGTGACGCCTGGAGCAAAATCCAAAATCACTGGTATGCCCGGCCAGCGGCTCAGCCTAACCTGAGTTTGAATGCTGACTACTGGtgagtgaccttgagcaggtcatTCACGCCTCTGTGTTGTgctttcctcatcagtaaaagcAGACAAATACAATCTCCCTAGTAGGGTGCAGAGGGTTTGAGATCATGGATACGCATCACCTAACACACTGCAGGACACAGAAAACAGGTAGCTGTTTGGAAGAATTTAAAGGTGTTCAGCAGGCTATTGTGGTAAAACTAGTTTCTCTGCCATGGTGGTCCGGGAAGGATCTTGTGGTTACCTGTGTTAACCTCTCTCTAAAATGTGTGCACACTGATTACAAGTCCTTGTCTCTCTGTGCCCGACAAGTGGTTGCTCCCTCTGCGATGTTCTTTACAACCTACCTactttgactttatttatttatttatttgagagaaagagagcacagtcaggagttgcagagggagagggagagagaatcttaagcagactccacactgagtgtggagcctgatgtggggctcgatctcacaaccccgagtagaaaccaagagtcagacacttaacccgctgtgccacccaggcacccctgactttatttttttttttaagatttatgttcCTTATTTGAGataaacagagaagagagagagagagagagagagagaatgagaacaagcagggggaggggcagaaggagaggtagaagcagactccctgccaggcCTGGAGCCCGACCCAGGGCTCTAtccggggcttgatcccaggaccgcaggatcatgacctgagccaaaggcagaggcttaacaaactgagccactcaggagcccctatACTTTGACTTTAGACAAGATCAAAGCAAGCTGACTTGGCTTGTTCTCCAGCCCACAGAAGTAAAAGCAGCAAGTTAACAGGGGCCCACCATATACTAAGTATGTTAGATATTGTTTCCAGATAAAGTCATAAACTAGAGTCAGGGCTAAACCCGAAATCCTCT
The window above is part of the Vulpes lagopus strain Blue_001 chromosome X, ASM1834538v1, whole genome shotgun sequence genome. Proteins encoded here:
- the SOWAHD gene encoding ankyrin repeat domain-containing protein SOWAHD; amino-acid sequence: MAEPRGTARRGPKASLVATALSPRSAPPPRPSRADTGSLGRYRGHAAVASRDPLLHGSLMLSAAAGSGRRRGALRELLGLQGAAPAGRLSEERAEEQSPAGSSAQNAANGPNGPGGGGLGLEPHEHAWILAAAEGRLEVLWEQLEAEPGLLLRGDPVTGYTVLHWLAKHGCHEELILVHDFAQRRGLQLDVSVSGSGGLTPLHLAALQGHDMVIKVLVGALGADPTRRDYSGHRACHYLRPNAPQSLRELSGAEEWETAGRSERNNANNNSSGAAPWTPRRSPSSVGTNSAETQARAAAATGKEKNYTGSRVAQIQGLLRQVFPFFQDR